The genomic interval ATCGCACTACACTCGGAACTAGCGTAGTCGACTGTGCGGGCGAAGAACATGCTCGTCATGCAACGttctcaacgttctcctctttcgaagtttgtaccaagttcaaagctcccatgtggacaaaggaagatataatggaaaatcatgagctaactacttgtttacaaagtaaggaagcaggggtgatagagcttggtaatttttatgaaaacaaggaagaactgagacaagttgtgggtaggtttgcccttaataacaatttcgagtggatggtgaagaagtcatcccctgatgtgttgtacgttacatgcaaggctccagattgtaaatggagattgagggggaggaagaagatgcattctgacaactttgaggtcactgtatttcacaatgaacacacatgtaacttgaatgcgagacgttcagatcaccgtcaagcagcaccatgggtagttggccaccttattaaggggaagtacacccaagacggaactaagtacaaggctaaagacatacagagggacatgtttgacaactacggtatcagtatgagttatgtgaaggcgtggaggtgcagggagatgggacttacgtatgctaggggtacgcctgagttttcatacatgaagcttcctgggtacttgtacatgctggaacagaagaacccaggtaccattactgacttgtacttagaggatgagcggttcaagtactgttttatatcactcggtgcatgtagaaggggcttttcttttggtcgtcctgttttgagtatcgatggcaccttcttgaagacgaagtacggcggtataatgttagttgctgtggcatacgatgcgaacaaccaattgttgccggttgcttatggtatcgttgacagtgagaataacgactcctggacgtatttcttacagaagttgagggtagcaattggcgtggttgagaacttagtgtttgtgtcagataggcatcaaagcattgatcatgctgttgaactcgtttttcccgaagcagtccattgtgcatgctatcaccacattgttatgaacgtgaacgccaaattcaagactgatgcttttcacaaccaaatatataatgttgcttacgcatggtcgaagactgaatgcgatagagagttcgagaagcttagaaagatgaatccGGCGATCGCtgcatatgtggagagtatagggtttgagaagtgggctcacccttattgtttgggcgatagatacaacatcatgacgagcaacgctgctgaaagcttcaatagtgtcacagaagagttcaggaaatatccaataactactttggttgaatttatcaggttcacactccaatcgtggttcgctgatcgcctcgaaaatgctgacaaatgtgccacccctttggccacgctcttcgaaaaaaacttggcaaaaactcatgaaaatgcaaggtacaggcgcgtccaacgaaatggagccaatttgtataacgttggtaggggacctaacggtgaaagaggtggtgatgtgaatctagttgaaaaaacatgcacctgcggcgtgttcacgttattgaaactcccttgccttcatgcatgtgccgcggcattgaaaacgaacacaagtgtgtacacgctttgctcaccttattattcaaaagaaacgtggaggaagatttacgatgataccatcaatctcgctggtgacgaggatgattgggttctctcagaacacatcaagaatatgaaagttggggtacctgtggaaaagaagcctgtaggtcgtccaagaaaaagCAACGCTGGAAGAAGACGGGAGAACCGTTTCCCGTCTGGTGATAAAAAAGGTTCTGTACCACGAAACTGCAGCCGCTGTGGTGCTTCAGGCCACAACagagcaacatgcaaagcccgcatctgaggcgtcttgtacgtattcgttgggaaatttgatatattgtaatgacgcatattttgtcatagttatttttgttgaggttgaatatttttcaaatattttaattatttttaggtttaatagttatttttgttgaataatgttgatattttatatttgaaaccacgtataattatcaaaatttgaacgaaaagaaaatctatatatacataactgtaatgttaattacacaaaatatacaatgtcccaataattaaaaatataatcagccgacattttggtaaaataaatcgacACACCACCGTTGACGAAACATGGCTATCCGGTCTGGCGTCACATCGGTCAATCCACGCtgcatcatgagatgctccacatactcaatggaatacacgccacaatcaccactaaatgcaaaataaaatgtaaagtcagtctaacgtaaaacatattttaatactatagtacttttttatcgctATGTACCTGGTTGCTGACTTCGGAACTAAGTCGTGAGTGGCTCGACTCGCGTGCATTTTTGGAAGCACCGCGATGTCACCGTTAGCTAACGCCACGATCTGGTTGTTATGTGGAAATTCCCCGGTTGCAAGGATTAGCGAGGGCAGCAGTTCTGACCAAACCTTCAAGATGGGTTCCATGGCGGTCCAATGACAGACGCTGGAATCACAGTCgtagacattaattttccacagcTCTATGTCCACTTCAACTGTGACCCAGTGTCTTGCCGTGGGAAGGTGcagaacgaagtaaataaactcgttacccctccatctctcaaagacttgggactgtaattacagagaacaacgaaacaattaacaaaccataataatcttcccaaacaattaacatttaaaatcttactaaaacaataccttatgaAACCCTGTGCAGTAGTCCAGGATATATTCCTCCCATTTAAAGTTTTTCCTCGGACCCTTGTGGCTCGTCCATGCACTGCTGATCATGGCGGTCACGAATGTGGAGAGAATGATACCCTTCTGAGGAAATGTCAGTGGATAGTCGGTGCGTCGCCTCCTCAACATATGCATTGCTGCATCTATATGCTGCATATAAACGGAATGTCGCttacacaaaaaaatatattaattgcacataaagttgtaaagtgaagtaatattataaaatactttacttacgtcatctgtaagccattcctttggtgtgagcattatccaaaagaatcctggaccgtaatcaccacttctcaaatcccgaagtcggtggttcggaatgagtccaacacaccactttcggaaagtggttaacaatttctcgtccggtggctccaggggatcaaaagtcgaagatggcctatgtctcctcttcatctccgtatagtcaccgaaccatacaggaggctttctcttcctcttccgactcttaaccactgcaggttgtgcctctatggacagaatctcaccctgcgactcggtgtcatgtacatggataagaggttgtgcctcgatcggagtcgctggagctccctcataaggatcgtaatcgtcggggaagacctcatcctcttctactgggggtgaagcagctggtggtggggtagatggatctgctggggcctccggtgctgaagctgtcgttggcggacgattcaacatggccaatatgtgtctgagctgctccataattacgttctgaccacccttcagctctacatggctggtctcgtatgccttcttcagctcggcctgagcagcatacagaccctgagtgtcagcctcgatcctatccaaccgagccactaaatcagtgtactcggcaccccgaacgcctgatgaagatggtgcaCTGGGCTGAGGTTCGAACCGGTGGctcgaaaaaatatatatcaaaaaaatacggtaagcatacgataattccacaatgtaacaaatatcacaaaacaaaaataataaaaaatgaagacataaaaaaaagttccaaaaattGGTACCTGAGTGTCTCTTTCCTGAGTGTCTGGGACCTGAGTTTCTGGTACCTGACTACCTGCCTCAGCCTCTGTGTCATCCACAGCATCATCAACCAGGTTctccacaccatcgtaagaaattgtcctcacaaatgcctcctcctctgtccgtggaaggagccccttcaccacttccagattctgtttatggtttaacaaatatcaaaataaaaccatttagcatttattacaagcatttatgttaaataattattcagaacataagtgaaaatcatacccgtctagaaaataatgcgctgacgtctttcttcccaatatcgcctttgctcgtccggctaagcatcctggggaaccgaatcccgtggttcgtgcc from Cannabis sativa cultivar Pink pepper isolate KNU-18-1 chromosome 4, ASM2916894v1, whole genome shotgun sequence carries:
- the LOC133037395 gene encoding uncharacterized protein LOC133037395; protein product: MEQLRHILAMLNRPPTTASAPEAPADPSTPPPAASPPVEEDEVFPDDYDPYEGAPATPIEAQPLIHVHDTESQGEILSIEAQPAVVKSRKRKRKPPVWFGDYTEMKRRHRPSSTFDPLEPPDEKLLTTFRKWCVGLIPNHRLRDLRSGDYGPGFFWIMLTPKEWLTDDHIDAAMHMLRRRRTDYPLTFPQKGIILSTFVTAMISSAWTSHKGPRKNFKWEEYILDYCTGFHKSQVFERWRGNEFIYFVLHLPTARHWVTVEVDIELWKINVYDCDSSVCHWTAMEPILKVWSELLPSLILATGEFPHNNQIVALANGDIAVLPKMHASRATHDLVPKSATSGDCGVYSIEYVEHLMMQRGLTDVTPDRIAMFRQRWCVDLFYQNVG